One part of the Acetoanaerobium sticklandii genome encodes these proteins:
- a CDS encoding MATE family efflux transporter, which yields MKTDIKKILSLAWPVMLGMVFQSLLATVDTYFISQLGLEQSASSGIANSISGVVFVMSTLVSAGTIALIARSFGEENWEAIRSISGNSLLLSACVGIVLGLSGYFLTTSILEVFFKPSASILKYSSEYLGIMFLGTVFVFLNSTLRTILQAMGDTRTPLFIFGLSNIINAILDYILMFIFDFGIAGAAFATVISNIAASIAIGYIVFGRIYNFDLKKLTESLGFNLKTSTRILRIGGWACLQQVARPITGMLMFSLVYSVGAAEGSAAFNIGAQLFNYTFIILGGLSMAISVMVGQALGRNDIDSCDSIIKQGMKVAIINILVFGVLYIAIPGQIIGLFRDEPLVVQYGISYMRIVYAGIIFVAWTSIYSGVFQGAGDTFPPMISAMVANVVLKLPLAYLLAYPFKLGIDGVWIAISLSVVIEALGIIWSFRKGKWKQKQI from the coding sequence ATGAAAACTGACATAAAAAAAATACTCAGTTTAGCTTGGCCTGTTATGCTGGGAATGGTATTTCAATCCCTTCTAGCTACAGTAGATACCTATTTCATATCTCAGCTTGGTCTTGAGCAATCAGCTTCTTCGGGAATAGCAAATTCAATTTCTGGAGTTGTATTTGTGATGTCTACTCTTGTATCGGCTGGAACCATTGCTCTAATCGCTAGAAGTTTTGGAGAAGAAAACTGGGAAGCTATAAGAAGCATAAGCGGAAATTCTTTGCTACTATCGGCTTGTGTAGGAATAGTTCTAGGCTTATCTGGATATTTTCTTACTACAAGCATTTTGGAAGTTTTTTTTAAGCCAAGTGCTAGCATTCTTAAATATTCATCTGAGTATTTAGGAATTATGTTTCTGGGAACAGTTTTTGTTTTTTTAAACTCTACACTTAGAACTATTCTTCAGGCTATGGGAGACACGAGAACACCTCTTTTTATATTTGGTCTATCAAACATAATAAATGCTATTTTGGATTATATACTTATGTTTATATTTGATTTTGGAATAGCAGGAGCTGCATTTGCGACAGTAATTTCGAATATAGCAGCAAGCATAGCAATAGGCTATATAGTTTTTGGAAGAATTTATAACTTTGATTTAAAAAAGCTAACTGAAAGCTTAGGATTTAATCTAAAAACCTCGACTAGAATTTTAAGAATAGGTGGGTGGGCATGCCTTCAGCAAGTAGCAAGGCCTATAACTGGAATGCTCATGTTTAGCTTGGTATACAGCGTTGGAGCAGCAGAAGGTAGTGCGGCATTTAATATAGGTGCTCAATTATTTAATTATACCTTTATTATATTAGGCGGACTTTCAATGGCAATATCTGTAATGGTAGGTCAAGCTTTAGGAAGAAATGACATAGATTCCTGCGATAGTATAATAAAGCAAGGTATGAAGGTAGCAATAATAAATATTTTAGTATTTGGTGTACTTTATATTGCTATTCCAGGGCAGATAATTGGGCTTTTTAGAGATGAACCACTAGTTGTGCAGTATGGAATTTCTTATATGAGGATAGTATATGCTGGTATTATTTTTGTGGCGTGGACTTCTATTTATTCAGGCGTGTTTCAAGGAGCTGGAGATACCTTTCCACCTATGATTTCTGCTATGGTTGCAAATGTAGTTTTAAAGCTGCCACTAGCATATTTACTTGCATATCCTTTTAAACTTGGAATTGATGGTGTATGGATAGCTATATCCTTATCAGTTGTAATAGAAGCATTAGGAATCATATGGTCTTTTAGAAAAGGAAAATGGAAGCAAAAGCAAATATAG
- a CDS encoding lipoate--protein ligase, translating into MRYIYNDSTEPYFNLALEEYFLKQTDEEYFILWRNEPCIVVGKNQNTLSEIHLEFVKERNIKVVRRLTGGGAVFHDLGNINFTFIVNDESSFNDFKGFVAPIIGTLKTLGIDAEFSGRNDMLIEGKKFSGNAQCKHKSRVMHHGTLLFSSNMNDLSGALKPKDIKFSDKSVKSVASRVTNISEHLANKISVLEFKDEIFKYISSNTQSPIDSLTQEEIEKINKLRDEKYSTWEWNFGNSPKYSFYNEKRFAAGTFEVHIDVLKGIIKDIKIFGDFFGKNDISELEASLKNISHEKASISKALSNIDINKYITNITLDELISLLIE; encoded by the coding sequence ATGCGATATATTTACAATGATTCCACAGAGCCATATTTTAATCTAGCACTTGAAGAATATTTTCTAAAGCAAACTGATGAAGAGTATTTTATACTTTGGAGAAATGAACCTTGTATTGTAGTAGGAAAAAATCAAAATACACTCTCTGAAATTCATCTTGAATTTGTAAAAGAGAGAAATATAAAAGTAGTAAGAAGGCTAACTGGTGGAGGAGCTGTTTTTCACGATTTAGGCAATATAAATTTCACTTTTATAGTTAATGATGAATCTAGCTTCAATGATTTTAAGGGCTTTGTTGCTCCGATTATAGGCACTTTGAAGACGCTTGGAATCGATGCTGAGTTTTCTGGAAGAAATGATATGTTGATAGAAGGAAAGAAATTTTCTGGGAATGCCCAGTGCAAGCATAAAAGCAGAGTAATGCACCATGGAACCTTGTTATTTTCATCTAATATGAATGATTTAAGTGGTGCTCTAAAGCCAAAGGATATCAAGTTCTCAGACAAAAGCGTTAAATCAGTAGCTAGCCGAGTTACTAATATTTCTGAGCATCTTGCAAATAAAATCAGCGTGCTAGAATTCAAGGACGAGATTTTTAAATATATTTCAAGTAATACTCAAAGCCCTATAGACTCATTAACTCAAGAGGAAATTGAAAAAATCAATAAACTAAGAGATGAAAAATACAGTACCTGGGAATGGAATTTTGGAAATTCTCCTAAGTATTCATTTTATAATGAAAAACGATTTGCCGCTGGAACCTTTGAGGTTCATATTGATGTGCTTAAAGGAATTATTAAAGATATAAAAATCTTTGGGGATTTCTTTGGAAAAAATGATATAAGTGAGTTAGAAGCTAGCCTTAAGAATATCTCTCATGAAAAAGCATCGATTTCTAAAGCTCTATCTAATATAGATATAAATAAATACATTACAAATATAACCTTGGATGAGCTAATAAGTTTATTAATTGAATAA
- the ytvI gene encoding sporulation integral membrane protein YtvI: MYDSKKYLKILLNIFLLLLLVILIFFVVPKLAVFFMPFVIGWIIALIANPLVKFLENHVKIVRKHGSMIIIIFALTLVIITGYFGISRIYKELITLIQNLPEIYNSLSLDIEKISHNFQGIYKLMPEEVQISLSSIGEELSVGAANGISNIGKPTFTAAGRFAKNIPSTFINIIITILAAYFFIVDKENISRGIKNLVSDDIFAVFTDITNRLKFLVGGYFKAQFKIMGIVAVILFVGFLILDIGYSFLLALGIALLDFFPFFGTGAVLIPWTIFKVLTGDYRLAIGLFLIYIISQVVRQIVQPKVLGDTIGLNPLATLFFMFIGFKLGSVIGLVLAVPIGMIFINFYEEGYFDNFIKTIKDTIKEINEFRRL; this comes from the coding sequence ATGTATGACTCAAAAAAATATCTAAAAATACTGCTTAATATATTTCTGCTTCTTCTTTTGGTTATACTGATTTTTTTCGTTGTTCCTAAGCTAGCTGTGTTTTTCATGCCCTTTGTAATTGGATGGATTATTGCTCTTATCGCTAATCCTCTTGTAAAATTTTTAGAAAATCATGTAAAAATAGTAAGAAAACATGGTTCTATGATTATAATTATTTTTGCCTTAACATTGGTTATAATAACTGGATATTTTGGAATATCGAGAATATACAAAGAGCTTATAACTTTAATACAAAATTTGCCTGAGATATATAATTCGTTAAGCCTAGATATTGAAAAAATATCTCATAACTTTCAGGGAATATATAAGCTTATGCCAGAGGAAGTTCAAATAAGTTTATCAAGTATTGGAGAAGAATTATCTGTAGGAGCGGCAAATGGAATATCGAACATTGGAAAACCAACTTTTACAGCAGCGGGTAGATTTGCTAAAAATATTCCTTCAACTTTTATAAATATCATAATCACAATTTTGGCAGCCTATTTTTTTATTGTCGATAAAGAAAATATAAGTAGAGGCATCAAAAATTTAGTATCAGATGATATATTTGCTGTATTTACGGATATAACTAATAGATTGAAGTTCCTTGTAGGAGGATATTTCAAAGCACAATTTAAAATTATGGGTATTGTAGCAGTTATTCTTTTCGTAGGATTTTTAATTCTAGATATAGGCTATTCTTTTTTACTAGCGCTAGGAATTGCGCTACTGGATTTTTTCCCATTCTTTGGAACGGGAGCCGTGCTCATACCTTGGACTATATTTAAAGTCTTAACGGGAGACTATAGGCTTGCTATAGGGCTGTTTCTAATATATATCATCAGTCAAGTGGTAAGGCAGATAGTACAGCCAAAAGTTTTAGGAGATACCATAGGTCTTAATCCGTTAGCTACATTATTCTTTATGTTTATAGGCTTCAAGCTTGGATCGGTTATTGGTTTAGTTTTAGCAGTGCCAATAGGTATGATTTTTATAAATTTTTATGAAGAAGGATACTTTGATAATTTTATAAAGACCATTAAGGATACGATAAAAGAAATTAATGAATTTAGAAGGCTATAA
- the surE gene encoding 5'/3'-nucleotidase SurE has protein sequence MNIFITNDDGIEAIGIQALAKTMAEFGSVYVVAPDKEYSGMSRSISIRKPLTAKKYHIADDIVSYSLAGSPTDCVKVGIEGIFKEVEFDLLLSGINRGPNLGSDVFYSGTVSAALEGLYQNIPSIALSNCSFDDDSNAYELICDKFREFLNGYLKNMDKQQEFILNINFPEKICVDNEFAVTSLGRRDYNNVILKRDLGIDIHEFTIGGEPIAVNEASDNDVWMIQENKITITPIYNSLYSHSHFEYLKSNLF, from the coding sequence ATGAATATTTTTATTACTAATGATGATGGAATTGAAGCTATTGGAATCCAAGCCTTGGCAAAGACTATGGCTGAATTTGGTAGTGTTTATGTAGTAGCTCCAGACAAGGAATACAGCGGAATGTCTAGAAGCATATCAATCAGAAAGCCACTAACAGCTAAAAAATATCATATAGCTGATGATATAGTGTCATACAGTCTTGCTGGCTCACCAACTGACTGTGTAAAGGTAGGGATTGAAGGTATTTTTAAAGAAGTAGAATTTGATTTACTTCTTAGTGGGATTAATAGAGGACCGAATTTAGGTAGCGATGTTTTTTATTCAGGAACAGTTTCTGCTGCGCTAGAAGGTTTATACCAGAATATTCCTTCGATAGCACTTTCAAATTGTTCTTTTGACGATGACAGCAATGCCTATGAGCTTATATGTGATAAGTTTAGAGAGTTTTTAAATGGATATCTTAAGAATATGGATAAACAGCAGGAATTTATTCTAAATATTAATTTTCCTGAAAAAATATGTGTAGATAATGAGTTTGCAGTTACTTCTCTTGGTAGAAGAGACTATAATAACGTAATTTTAAAAAGGGATTTGGGAATAGATATCCATGAATTCACTATAGGAGGAGAACCCATAGCTGTAAATGAAGCCTCTGACAATGATGTGTGGATGATTCAAGAAAATAAAATAACTATTACACCTATATATAATTCTTTGTATTCTCATAGTCATTTTGAATATCTAAAAAGTAATTTGTTTTAG
- a CDS encoding 4Fe-4S binding protein, with translation MNINAKQPLNTPKKKHKSHQSWSWIIIISFFILSVYNVYFGLFGIVCMTMPIYHALRGRGKIHCSAYCPRGSFLGKFLEKLSMQNNLPKFMKTKKFKNALLTLMVVMLSLSIIHSGGQIDKIAFALFRFMFASFVVGVLMGVFFKPRSWCQVCPMGHATGLITDIKKAPKPVSTPVKNDKIA, from the coding sequence ATGAACATCAATGCAAAACAACCATTAAATACACCTAAGAAAAAACATAAGTCACACCAAAGCTGGTCATGGATAATAATAATCAGTTTTTTTATTTTGTCAGTATATAATGTATATTTCGGCTTATTTGGAATTGTCTGTATGACCATGCCTATTTATCATGCTTTAAGAGGCAGAGGAAAAATTCACTGCTCTGCTTATTGTCCTAGAGGATCTTTTTTAGGCAAATTTTTAGAAAAATTATCTATGCAAAACAATCTTCCAAAATTTATGAAAACTAAAAAATTCAAAAATGCACTTTTGACTCTTATGGTTGTGATGTTATCATTATCAATCATTCATTCAGGAGGACAAATTGATAAAATAGCCTTTGCTTTATTTAGATTTATGTTCGCTTCTTTTGTTGTTGGAGTATTAATGGGAGTATTCTTTAAGCCTAGATCATGGTGTCAGGTTTGTCCTATGGGACATGCTACAGGACTGATTACTGATATCAAGAAAGCTCCAAAGCCAGTAAGCACTCCAGTGAAAAATGACAAAATTGCTTAG
- a CDS encoding GNAT family N-acetyltransferase, which yields MGEIKIFKTQDSKQIRNYFKKYELETLNLAGIIDNVSEAEIFTDSLDNPSGVLIKFKYFNYLHTESTKFLDEMFEELFPQGKYGFAGTTRFLTSEIKRRYKIDWENDCDFYYMPKENYSNVDLKSNASEIDIKDAEFIDENYNYRNSHTIHEIKDAISNRPSSGIYIDGKLVCWVLIHEDDSLGFMYTMDEHRGKGFALDVSLDISKKIIDKGKIPFLQIVSSNPMSPGLARKTGFVKKGQADWFGIIIE from the coding sequence GTGGGGGAGATTAAAATTTTTAAGACTCAAGATTCAAAGCAAATAAGAAATTATTTCAAAAAATACGAGCTAGAAACTTTAAACTTGGCAGGGATCATTGACAATGTTTCAGAGGCAGAAATCTTTACTGACTCACTTGATAATCCATCAGGAGTTTTAATTAAATTTAAATACTTTAACTATTTACACACAGAGAGTACAAAATTTTTAGATGAAATGTTTGAAGAGCTTTTCCCTCAAGGAAAGTATGGTTTTGCAGGAACTACAAGATTTCTCACTTCTGAGATTAAAAGGCGCTATAAGATAGACTGGGAAAATGACTGTGATTTTTATTACATGCCTAAGGAAAACTACTCAAATGTAGATTTGAAATCAAATGCCAGTGAAATTGATATTAAAGATGCCGAGTTTATAGACGAAAACTATAATTACAGAAATAGTCATACCATACATGAAATTAAGGATGCCATATCAAACAGACCTAGCTCTGGTATTTATATTGATGGCAAGTTAGTTTGCTGGGTGCTTATACATGAAGATGATTCATTAGGCTTTATGTATACTATGGATGAGCATAGAGGGAAAGGATTTGCTTTAGATGTGTCTTTGGATATATCTAAGAAGATAATAGACAAAGGGAAAATTCCATTTTTACAAATTGTATCTAGTAATCCAATGTCTCCTGGGCTTGCCAGAAAAACAGGATTTGTAAAAAAAGGTCAGGCAGACTGGTTTGGAATTATTATAGAATAA
- a CDS encoding DUF3841 domain-containing protein → MKDTVTLWTRQDKRILEVLESKGRFIMDSAHIEEKQMDIAQYYLKLYNWFSDRASSHVERPSDVKYPIWCSISEEYMLRKTEDTVVLKLEVPRKNVIYFNGGRWDMVLNHMYIPRDEEDDRAFKLELKNRGINNSFTLVDGPNANFYPDLKRKIIASWDRVFEIEDWNDIFTLQANIWEIPSKWILEIEK, encoded by the coding sequence ATGAAAGATACTGTTACTTTATGGACTAGGCAAGATAAAAGAATTTTAGAGGTGCTAGAGTCGAAAGGTAGATTTATTATGGACTCAGCCCATATTGAAGAAAAGCAGATGGACATAGCTCAGTATTACTTAAAGCTATACAACTGGTTTTCTGATAGAGCAAGTAGTCATGTGGAGAGACCATCTGATGTAAAGTACCCTATATGGTGCTCTATAAGTGAAGAATATATGCTGAGAAAAACAGAGGATACTGTTGTTTTAAAGCTAGAAGTTCCAAGAAAAAATGTCATATACTTTAATGGTGGCAGATGGGACATGGTGTTAAATCACATGTATATACCTAGAGATGAAGAGGATGACAGGGCTTTTAAACTAGAGCTAAAAAATAGAGGAATAAATAACAGCTTCACTTTAGTAGACGGACCAAATGCCAATTTTTATCCTGATTTAAAAAGAAAGATTATCGCAAGCTGGGATAGGGTTTTTGAAATAGAGGATTGGAATGACATATTTACTCTTCAAGCTAATATTTGGGAGATTCCTTCTAAGTGGATTCTTGAGATAGAGAAGTAA
- a CDS encoding formate/nitrite transporter family protein codes for MEKAYLTPKEIVTATIETGIKKVKTKPLNQFILGILAGAFIAFASEGSNMAAFNLFAKPETYGLGKALAGVVFATGLMLVIIAGGELFTGNTLITIGVLEKKIKLKDMLSNWFFVYLGNFVGAVFIAYMMNMSGLFNSGDNMLGGITLKIAAYKTHLTFSQAFYLGIMCNWLVCIAVWMSYGAKDIIGKCFAIFFPISLFITSGFEHSIANMYYIPAGILAKSNASWVEASGLTAEKLAHLNWNTFITKNLIPVTIGNIVGGVILVAGVYWFTYYKNSENA; via the coding sequence TTGGAGAAAGCATATTTGACACCAAAGGAGATTGTGACGGCGACTATAGAGACAGGTATAAAAAAAGTTAAAACTAAGCCATTGAACCAGTTTATTCTTGGAATATTAGCAGGGGCCTTTATAGCGTTTGCATCAGAAGGTTCAAATATGGCAGCCTTTAATTTATTTGCTAAACCAGAGACCTATGGACTTGGAAAAGCATTAGCTGGAGTAGTTTTTGCAACAGGCTTGATGCTAGTTATAATAGCAGGAGGAGAGCTTTTTACAGGAAATACTCTAATAACTATTGGGGTATTAGAGAAAAAAATTAAACTTAAGGATATGCTTTCGAACTGGTTTTTCGTATATCTTGGAAATTTTGTAGGAGCTGTATTTATAGCTTACATGATGAATATGTCTGGTCTTTTTAACAGTGGAGATAATATGCTTGGAGGAATCACTCTAAAGATAGCAGCGTATAAGACTCATCTTACTTTCTCGCAGGCGTTTTATCTAGGTATAATGTGTAACTGGTTGGTATGTATAGCTGTGTGGATGTCTTATGGAGCAAAGGATATAATTGGAAAATGCTTTGCTATATTTTTCCCGATTTCTCTATTTATAACCTCTGGATTTGAGCATAGCATAGCAAACATGTATTACATCCCAGCTGGAATTTTAGCTAAATCTAACGCCTCATGGGTAGAGGCGTCAGGACTTACTGCAGAAAAGCTGGCTCATTTAAACTGGAATACCTTTATAACGAAGAATCTCATTCCTGTAACTATAGGCAACATAGTAGGTGGAGTTATTTTAGTTGCTGGAGTATACTGGTTTACCTATTATAAAAATAGTGAGAATGCCTAG
- a CDS encoding YitT family protein, whose translation MNKKLKEYLIITLGFIIVALGLTVFLIPSKLAVGGVTGLSLIIHTHLNFLSVGFLLILTNSILFIIAFFTLGPAFGAKSIYASLGLSGAIWFIQRLHPSMKPLTDDLFINLVFGMLVSSTGMSLVLYQNASTGGTDILAKILNKFLHIPIGRSLLFVDFFITILAGITFGPRLGLYALLGVIMNGMIIDNMIAGLGTKINVHIVCSNPEIIRDFITRNLLRGATLYKAEGAYTKESKTVIVAVMSKREFIRLKKHIELNEPSAFVTANVVHTVLGQGFLTN comes from the coding sequence ATGAATAAAAAATTAAAAGAATATCTAATAATAACTTTAGGCTTTATAATCGTGGCTCTTGGTCTTACGGTTTTTTTAATTCCATCAAAGCTAGCTGTGGGAGGGGTAACTGGTCTTTCACTAATTATACATACACATTTAAATTTTTTATCAGTGGGCTTTTTACTTATTTTAACTAACTCTATTTTATTTATAATAGCCTTTTTCACTCTTGGTCCTGCTTTTGGCGCAAAAAGTATTTATGCCAGCTTAGGACTTTCTGGTGCTATTTGGTTTATCCAAAGACTTCATCCTAGTATGAAGCCTTTAACCGATGATTTGTTTATAAATTTGGTGTTTGGTATGCTTGTTTCTAGTACTGGAATGTCACTAGTACTATATCAAAATGCATCAACTGGTGGTACAGATATTTTGGCAAAAATATTAAACAAATTTCTTCATATTCCTATAGGAAGATCCTTGCTATTTGTTGATTTTTTCATAACCATTTTAGCAGGTATTACTTTTGGACCTAGACTAGGGTTATATGCACTTCTAGGTGTAATTATGAATGGTATGATAATCGATAATATGATTGCTGGACTGGGCACAAAAATTAACGTGCATATAGTCTGTAGCAATCCAGAAATTATTAGAGACTTTATAACAAGAAATCTCCTTCGTGGTGCAACTCTATATAAGGCTGAAGGAGCTTATACTAAGGAATCAAAAACAGTAATTGTAGCAGTAATGAGCAAAAGAGAATTTATAAGATTGAAAAAGCATATTGAGCTAAATGAGCCTAGTGCTTTTGTGACTGCAAATGTAGTTCATACTGTGCTTGGACAAGGATTTTTAACTAATTAA
- a CDS encoding CBS domain-containing protein, giving the protein MLIRSLLTPANKLTTLGLNDTVKSAIDIIEENGFLSLPVTDDEKFIGFLSKQYVYEKFFESGEKDFETFIQRPVSAFAYMKVEPVKDTLFIEEAADIFLNQQVRFLPVVNDFGKFLGIVTQKALFQVITKVYGLEDAKIVIHSDDFAGTLLKISDVIYKHGANITNIAQMDTQVMGIQEISIRLVGDNLEKLQEKLQAKGIKVKEFIPAKNN; this is encoded by the coding sequence ATGCTTATCCGTTCTCTTTTAACACCAGCAAACAAACTTACAACTCTAGGTTTAAACGACACAGTAAAATCGGCCATAGATATCATTGAGGAAAATGGATTTTTATCTCTTCCTGTAACTGATGACGAGAAATTCATAGGCTTTCTTTCAAAGCAGTATGTGTATGAGAAGTTTTTTGAATCTGGAGAAAAAGATTTTGAGACATTTATCCAAAGACCAGTTAGTGCTTTTGCTTATATGAAAGTTGAACCTGTCAAAGACACTCTTTTTATAGAAGAAGCTGCTGATATTTTTCTTAACCAGCAAGTAAGATTCTTGCCTGTTGTTAATGATTTTGGAAAATTCTTAGGAATAGTTACTCAAAAAGCATTATTTCAAGTTATAACTAAGGTATATGGGCTTGAAGATGCTAAAATTGTAATTCATTCTGACGATTTTGCAGGGACTTTATTAAAGATATCAGATGTAATATATAAGCATGGAGCAAATATAACAAATATAGCTCAGATGGACACTCAGGTAATGGGAATTCAAGAAATTTCCATTAGGCTTGTAGGAGATAATTTAGAAAAGCTTCAAGAAAAACTACAAGCTAAAGGAATTAAGGTTAAAGAATTCATTCCTGCTAAAAACAATTAA
- a CDS encoding GNAT family N-acetyltransferase: protein MKIEKKIMPDTLLVEQLRALESKCNAYDKIQSSACIDVSMNYYEDMNSIFLMYEEDKLISFISVFAPLKHEIEICGFTDPEYREKGYFSMLLKEVINEANKFNIKDLLFVFDGKFSHSEKLGKKLNAKLYLTEYFLTYSFKDDKCNKLKNKVVIKEVQHSTEFPIVIDLDKRIFKEDEDVAISMAKAILASETRSQYVCYHDKKPIGMINVDINNDEAMIFGLGVLSEYRGKGYAKDMLCLLIHELKKVDISSISLEVDSNNPEALALYMSCGFEKVKSFEYYRMDLHD from the coding sequence TTGAAAATTGAGAAAAAAATAATGCCAGATACGTTATTAGTTGAGCAGCTAAGAGCGTTAGAATCAAAGTGTAATGCCTATGACAAAATCCAAAGTTCAGCGTGTATAGATGTGAGCATGAATTATTATGAGGATATGAATAGCATATTTTTAATGTATGAAGAAGATAAATTGATAAGCTTTATTTCAGTATTTGCACCTTTAAAGCATGAAATAGAGATTTGTGGTTTTACTGATCCTGAATATAGAGAAAAAGGCTACTTTTCAATGCTTTTAAAAGAAGTGATAAATGAAGCCAATAAATTTAATATTAAGGACTTGTTGTTTGTATTTGATGGTAAGTTTTCTCACAGTGAGAAATTAGGTAAAAAGTTAAATGCAAAGCTGTATTTAACGGAATATTTTTTGACTTATAGCTTTAAAGATGATAAATGTAATAAACTAAAAAATAAAGTTGTAATAAAAGAGGTGCAACATTCAACTGAATTTCCAATAGTTATTGATCTTGACAAAAGAATTTTTAAAGAGGATGAAGATGTTGCTATATCAATGGCAAAAGCTATACTAGCGAGCGAAACAAGGTCACAATATGTGTGCTATCATGATAAAAAGCCTATTGGAATGATAAATGTAGATATAAACAATGATGAGGCTATGATTTTTGGCCTTGGAGTACTTAGTGAGTACAGAGGAAAAGGCTATGCAAAGGATATGCTCTGCTTGCTTATCCATGAACTTAAAAAAGTGGATATAAGCTCAATAAGCCTAGAGGTAGATAGCAATAATCCAGAGGCTTTAGCTCTTTATATGAGCTGTGGATTTGAGAAGGTTAAAAGCTTTGAATATTATAGAATGGATTTACACGATTAA
- a CDS encoding NusG domain II-containing protein gives MKFLTRGDKILIILILILSSLPLLTLRDSMAAGSKQIIVNIDGEVKHEFLLNEKAESVYYTFDVVKEGVTYQAKLETKEGRVRLLRLPEEVAPLSIHSDTGWIDKPHQMIVALPAKLIVTVEDYQAESQSDIDIISY, from the coding sequence ATGAAATTTTTAACTAGAGGAGATAAAATCCTCATTATTTTAATTCTAATACTTAGCTCTCTACCCTTGCTGACACTTAGGGATAGTATGGCAGCTGGAAGCAAACAAATTATTGTAAATATAGATGGTGAAGTGAAGCATGAGTTTTTACTTAATGAAAAAGCTGAGTCAGTTTATTATACATTTGACGTAGTTAAAGAAGGAGTTACCTACCAAGCTAAATTAGAGACTAAAGAAGGAAGAGTAAGACTTTTAAGATTGCCTGAAGAGGTAGCACCTTTATCAATTCATTCTGATACAGGATGGATAGATAAACCCCATCAGATGATTGTAGCATTACCTGCAAAGCTGATTGTTACTGTTGAGGACTACCAAGCTGAGTCCCAGAGCGACATAGATATAATATCTTATTAA
- a CDS encoding helix-turn-helix transcriptional regulator yields MDKNTALDFLSRLCDGLSVMFGPNCETVVHDMNDPNKSIVYIANGQVTNRNIGDKFKILGGKDIDKFFSGTDIINCKALSPDKRTLKSSTFHMKGHGYHYALGINFDYTNFEFAHNILKDLISVGKDISEVIQASPNTEDLLDGYIDDALKFVGKPISMLKKEDRVQIVKCLEEKGAFVLQRSIPIISERLNISRYTLYNYLKEIRN; encoded by the coding sequence ATGGATAAAAATACAGCATTAGATTTTCTAAGCAGATTATGTGATGGACTTTCAGTCATGTTTGGTCCAAATTGCGAAACTGTAGTTCATGACATGAATGACCCAAACAAATCGATAGTCTACATAGCTAACGGCCAAGTCACAAACCGAAACATAGGAGATAAATTTAAAATCCTAGGTGGAAAAGATATCGATAAGTTTTTTAGTGGAACTGATATTATCAATTGCAAAGCTCTAAGCCCAGATAAAAGAACTTTAAAAAGCTCTACTTTTCATATGAAGGGTCACGGATATCATTATGCTCTTGGTATAAATTTTGATTATACAAATTTTGAGTTTGCCCATAATATACTTAAAGATTTAATTTCTGTGGGTAAAGATATCTCTGAAGTAATCCAAGCAAGTCCAAATACAGAAGATTTGCTCGACGGCTACATAGATGATGCTCTTAAGTTTGTAGGCAAGCCTATTTCTATGCTAAAGAAAGAGGATAGAGTACAGATAGTAAAATGTCTCGAAGAAAAAGGCGCCTTTGTACTTCAAAGAAGTATTCCTATTATATCAGAACGTCTAAATATATCTAGATATACTCTTTATAACTATTTGAAAGAAATTAGGAACTAG